Proteins encoded in a region of the Elizabethkingia bruuniana genome:
- a CDS encoding cupin-like domain-containing protein, whose amino-acid sequence MGLILKPIDVVDDISQEDFREKYLKPRKPVVIKNMAKKWPAYQKWTMEYMKEVVGDVTVPLYDSSKADPSAPINSSAAEMKFGDYIDLIQKEPTDLRIFLFDPIKFAPKLLDDYISPKDLMGGFLDKYPNMFFGGKGSVTFLHFDIDMAHIFHTHFNGRKHILLFDYKWKERLYQIPYATYALEDYDIENPDFSKFPALDGVEGIECYLEHGDTLFMPTGWWHWMKYLDGSFSISLRAWDKSWGVKAHSLWNLTVQRKFDNFMKSRYKKRYMDWKEKKAFERANIALKRDLPK is encoded by the coding sequence ATGGGACTTATTCTTAAACCGATTGATGTTGTAGACGACATTTCACAGGAAGATTTCCGCGAAAAATATCTAAAGCCACGTAAGCCAGTGGTAATAAAAAATATGGCTAAAAAATGGCCTGCTTATCAGAAGTGGACCATGGAATATATGAAAGAGGTGGTTGGCGATGTAACCGTTCCTTTATATGACAGCTCAAAAGCTGATCCTTCTGCACCTATTAATTCATCAGCTGCAGAAATGAAATTTGGCGATTATATTGACCTTATTCAGAAGGAACCTACTGACCTCAGAATTTTCCTTTTTGATCCGATAAAATTCGCTCCGAAATTACTGGATGATTATATCTCTCCAAAAGATTTAATGGGAGGATTCTTGGATAAATATCCAAACATGTTCTTCGGAGGTAAAGGTTCTGTAACCTTCCTACATTTTGATATCGATATGGCTCATATCTTCCATACACACTTTAACGGACGAAAACATATTCTGCTTTTCGACTACAAATGGAAAGAGCGTTTGTATCAGATTCCATATGCAACATATGCACTGGAGGATTATGATATTGAGAATCCTGACTTCAGCAAATTTCCGGCATTGGACGGTGTAGAAGGAATTGAATGTTATCTGGAACATGGAGATACTTTGTTTATGCCAACCGGATGGTGGCACTGGATGAAGTATCTGGATGGTTCATTTTCTATTTCACTTCGTGCATGGGATAAGAGCTGGGGTGTAAAAGCTCATTCTCTTTGGAACCTTACCGTTCAACGCAAGTTTGACAACTTCATGAAATCGCGTTATAAAAAACGTTACATGGATTGGAAAGAAAAAAAGGCTTTTGAAAGAGCGAATATCGCACTGAAAAGAGACCTTCCGAAATAA
- a CDS encoding relaxase/mobilization nuclease domain-containing protein: MNNSATTRRISKIAIEYNGNDKGTAECIYSNNLLSTMPEERFEEMKIVAERNPNLKKWALTGYISPAKEIGDILTNDELKELALKSLKDVGLTENNQIVLDVHNSTKQKHIHFIVNRIDVYGKCTVKSANVGKRFGESVRNVCKEMNLKTDVEIGKEKKQQMLKILQNCLKVSRNFDDLVDYMRRCGYRVTLSQNVKDGISGMRIVRLKDINDQTQRQYHPGYKLSEITSKLKIKDIKEILNRNAENHQSAIFSQSNPQTNEIKHPEKSGLKEIENAVKELLKPSYAQAADDELLRKRKRRR, encoded by the coding sequence ATGAACAATTCGGCAACGACGAGGAGGATCAGTAAGATCGCGATTGAATACAATGGCAATGACAAAGGCACGGCGGAATGTATTTATTCCAACAACCTGCTTTCAACAATGCCGGAGGAAAGATTTGAAGAGATGAAGATTGTCGCCGAGAGAAATCCGAATTTAAAGAAATGGGCTCTCACAGGTTACATTTCTCCGGCAAAGGAAATTGGAGACATACTGACCAACGACGAATTGAAGGAACTGGCTTTAAAATCATTGAAAGATGTGGGACTTACAGAAAATAACCAAATCGTCTTGGATGTCCACAATTCCACGAAGCAGAAACATATCCACTTCATCGTGAACCGCATAGATGTTTATGGTAAATGCACGGTAAAATCTGCCAATGTCGGGAAACGCTTCGGTGAATCAGTGAGAAATGTTTGCAAAGAGATGAACCTGAAAACAGATGTGGAAATAGGGAAAGAGAAAAAGCAGCAGATGCTGAAAATCCTGCAAAACTGTCTGAAGGTCTCAAGAAATTTTGACGACTTGGTGGATTATATGCGGAGATGTGGTTACAGAGTGACGCTCTCGCAGAATGTGAAGGACGGTATTTCGGGGATGCGGATTGTTAGATTAAAGGACATCAACGACCAAACCCAGAGGCAGTACCATCCAGGTTACAAACTTTCGGAGATCACCAGCAAACTGAAGATTAAGGACATCAAAGAAATCCTAAACCGGAATGCGGAAAACCACCAGTCGGCAATTTTCAGTCAGAGTAATCCGCAAACGAATGAAATAAAACATCCGGAAAAATCAGGGCTCAAGGAGATTGAGAATGCCGTGAAGGAACTGCTCAAACCGAGCTACGCACAGGCGGCAGACGATGAATTGCTGAGGAAGAGAAAAAGAAGGCGATAG
- a CDS encoding amidohydrolase produces MKNLKILGLQHDIQWKNKVKNFEIIENLLPKEDKPDIFLLPEMFATGFCMDIEEIADQDGEVLNWMTSLAVDNNIAVGGSVAVKENGKFYNRFYFIEKDGTVNHYDKRHLFSYAKEDQFYTPGTEKIVIEYIGWKICLQVCYDLRFPVFVRNTENYDLILNVASWPSSRIDAWDTLLKARAIENQSYVFGLNRVGDDGNKLHYNGSSHCFFADGSEIALLKDNLIYAELDKDLLTEFRNKFPFLTDQDIFSLSL; encoded by the coding sequence ATGAAAAATTTAAAAATATTAGGCTTACAGCATGATATTCAATGGAAAAATAAAGTTAAGAATTTTGAAATAATCGAAAATCTTTTGCCAAAAGAAGATAAACCTGATATTTTTCTTCTCCCTGAAATGTTTGCTACAGGCTTCTGTATGGATATAGAAGAAATTGCCGATCAGGATGGTGAAGTTCTGAACTGGATGACATCTTTAGCTGTAGATAACAATATTGCTGTAGGCGGAAGTGTTGCTGTAAAAGAGAATGGTAAATTCTACAATCGTTTTTATTTTATAGAAAAAGATGGAACAGTAAATCATTATGATAAAAGACATCTTTTTTCCTATGCAAAAGAGGATCAGTTTTATACACCGGGAACAGAAAAAATAGTTATTGAATATATAGGCTGGAAAATCTGTTTGCAGGTTTGTTATGATCTTCGCTTTCCTGTTTTTGTAAGAAATACGGAAAATTACGATCTGATCCTGAATGTTGCCAGTTGGCCATCTTCCCGAATAGATGCCTGGGATACACTGCTAAAAGCAAGAGCAATTGAAAATCAGTCTTATGTTTTTGGCCTTAATCGTGTAGGAGATGACGGCAATAAGCTACATTATAACGGATCCTCTCATTGCTTCTTTGCAGATGGTTCAGAAATAGCACTTCTAAAGGATAATCTTATTTATGCCGAATTAGATAAAGATTTATTAACTGAATTCAGAAATAAGTTTCCGTTTTTAACCGATCAGGATATTTTCAGCCTTTCTTTATAG
- a CDS encoding metallophosphoesterase, giving the protein MSRTLVVGDIHGGLKALEQVLERAKVTDKDKLIFLGDYVDGWSESSQVINALIELSQKQECIFIKGNHDLYCEEWLAFGHKPEMWLLNGGVATMESYADYSDEEIDKHLEFFGQMHNYYTDEQNRLFIHAGYSSMHGPEKEMHSSNYRWDRTLWETAVALDTRIEKDSLQYPKRLLLFNEIFIGHTPTLHLGVSYPLNKANVWNIDTGAAFTGVVSIMDIDTKEFWQSEPLPGLYPDEKGRNP; this is encoded by the coding sequence ATGAGCAGGACATTAGTTGTAGGAGATATTCATGGTGGGCTTAAGGCTCTGGAACAGGTATTGGAGCGTGCAAAGGTTACAGATAAAGATAAGCTGATTTTTCTTGGAGATTATGTGGATGGATGGAGCGAATCCTCGCAGGTAATCAATGCTCTTATAGAACTTTCACAAAAACAGGAATGTATATTTATTAAAGGTAATCATGATCTTTATTGTGAAGAGTGGTTGGCTTTTGGTCACAAACCTGAAATGTGGCTGCTAAACGGAGGTGTAGCAACTATGGAAAGTTATGCTGATTATTCTGACGAAGAAATTGATAAGCATCTGGAATTTTTTGGTCAGATGCATAATTATTATACCGATGAACAGAACCGGCTTTTTATACATGCCGGTTACTCTTCTATGCATGGACCCGAGAAAGAAATGCATTCCAGTAACTACAGGTGGGACAGAACACTTTGGGAAACAGCTGTAGCTTTGGATACAAGAATTGAGAAAGACTCTTTACAATACCCAAAACGATTACTTTTATTCAATGAAATTTTTATAGGTCATACACCCACACTCCATTTAGGAGTATCATACCCCCTGAATAAGGCTAATGTTTGGAATATAGATACCGGAGCAGCTTTTACCGGAGTTGTATCTATTATGGATATCGATACCAAAGAGTTTTGGCAAAGTGAACCACTTCCGGGTCTGTATCCGGATGAAAAGGGAAGAAATCCCTGA
- the rseP gene encoding RIP metalloprotease RseP — protein MELFNQIFQFVLSISILVILHELGHFIPAKLFKTKVEKFYLFFDPWFSLVKKKIGETEYGIGWLPFGGYVKIAGMVDESMDTEQLKKPAEPWEFRSKPAWQRLIIMLGGVTVNFFLAWLIYSCLSFFNGETYHDNAKFENGIAVSEEGRKMGLETGDKILKIDGKPAERMETSMINMLFANEATVLRNGKEVTFPVNENGVAEVIKSNEAKAYFSPRFPAVIDSIAPNMGAQKAGLLKGDKIVSVNGKPALFFDEISGEVTANKNKTVTIGVERNGEKLELPVNVDAKGKIGFTPDIKVMMASFEKTSVTKEYGFLQAIPRGFTRTIDVLVMQIKQFKIIFNQKTKGYTKVSGPIGIIKQMPAQIDWVAFWSFTAMFSVWLAFLNLIPIPGLDGGHVLFTLWEMVTGKPVPQKVLENAQMIGVIFLLGLMILIFGSDIYKLIFN, from the coding sequence ATGGAGTTATTTAATCAGATATTTCAATTCGTTTTAAGTATATCAATCTTAGTGATCCTACACGAATTAGGACACTTTATCCCGGCTAAGCTTTTCAAGACCAAAGTTGAAAAGTTTTATCTGTTCTTTGACCCCTGGTTTTCTCTTGTAAAGAAGAAGATCGGAGAAACTGAGTATGGAATAGGCTGGCTTCCTTTCGGTGGTTATGTGAAAATTGCCGGAATGGTAGACGAAAGTATGGATACTGAACAATTGAAGAAACCTGCTGAACCATGGGAGTTCAGATCTAAACCGGCTTGGCAGCGTCTTATTATCATGCTTGGCGGTGTAACTGTTAACTTCTTTTTGGCCTGGTTAATATACTCTTGTCTTTCCTTCTTTAATGGGGAGACTTACCATGATAATGCTAAATTCGAGAATGGTATAGCCGTTTCCGAAGAAGGCCGTAAAATGGGACTAGAAACAGGTGATAAAATCCTTAAAATAGACGGAAAGCCTGCCGAGAGAATGGAAACGTCTATGATCAATATGTTGTTTGCGAATGAGGCTACAGTATTGCGTAATGGAAAAGAAGTTACTTTCCCTGTTAATGAGAACGGAGTTGCTGAAGTTATTAAATCCAACGAGGCAAAAGCTTATTTCTCCCCAAGATTTCCTGCTGTTATAGATTCTATTGCACCTAATATGGGAGCACAGAAGGCAGGATTATTAAAAGGTGATAAGATTGTCTCTGTAAATGGAAAGCCCGCACTTTTCTTTGATGAAATTTCGGGAGAGGTAACTGCGAATAAAAATAAAACCGTTACCATCGGAGTAGAAAGAAATGGTGAAAAGCTGGAACTTCCGGTAAATGTAGATGCTAAAGGAAAAATAGGCTTTACACCAGATATTAAAGTAATGATGGCTTCTTTTGAAAAAACTAGTGTAACAAAAGAATATGGATTTCTTCAGGCTATTCCGAGAGGGTTTACCAGAACCATAGATGTACTGGTAATGCAGATAAAGCAGTTTAAAATTATCTTTAATCAGAAAACAAAAGGCTATACTAAAGTTTCCGGACCAATTGGTATTATAAAGCAAATGCCTGCACAGATTGACTGGGTTGCATTCTGGTCGTTTACGGCAATGTTCTCTGTATGGTTAGCATTCCTTAACCTTATTCCTATTCCAGGATTGGATGGAGGGCATGTTTTATTTACACTGTGGGAAATGGTAACAGGGAAGCCCGTTCCACAGAAAGTATTAGAAAATGCACAGATGATAGGGGTGATATTCCTGTTAGGGCTTATGATTCTTATATTCGGCAGTGATATTTATAAGCTGATTTTCAATTGA
- a CDS encoding helix-turn-helix domain-containing protein: MKDQERLAALESQMSTLVNSQKEFTSKALQMLALRTKNIYSKEEAALFLNLDPDYLYQLKHHGKLKAYKKKGQKKIYFRKEDLEAYLLGDNVEEIQNDDYDAFEQEILERWKK, from the coding sequence ATGAAAGACCAAGAAAGACTAGCTGCGCTAGAAAGCCAAATGTCCACTTTGGTAAACTCGCAAAAAGAGTTTACCTCGAAGGCGCTACAGATGCTCGCCCTCAGAACCAAGAACATCTATTCTAAGGAAGAGGCCGCGCTGTTCCTCAACCTGGATCCGGACTATCTCTACCAACTCAAACACCACGGCAAATTGAAGGCCTACAAAAAGAAGGGGCAAAAGAAAATCTACTTTCGCAAAGAGGACCTGGAAGCTTATCTTCTGGGGGATAATGTGGAGGAAATACAAAATGATGACTACGATGCATTCGAGCAGGAAATTCTGGAGCGATGGAAGAAATAA
- a CDS encoding DUF6646 family protein, with product MKKVLFSIIGVFAIQMTSAQAWNGQGDQKIQAGMNVWGKGSFGVKGSYDYGIADAISIGAGVGIYSEGKTVDGNKKTAISVYARANYHLKDVLELPDKFDIYPGITMGVLGDTFDFGAHIGFRYFFTPTIGAFAEVGNRGGIGVVFNLK from the coding sequence ATGAAAAAGGTATTGTTTTCTATAATAGGAGTGTTTGCTATTCAGATGACCAGTGCTCAGGCTTGGAATGGGCAAGGTGACCAAAAAATACAAGCAGGCATGAATGTATGGGGAAAAGGAAGTTTTGGTGTTAAAGGGTCTTATGATTACGGAATTGCTGATGCAATCTCTATAGGTGCCGGAGTTGGTATTTATTCTGAAGGTAAAACGGTTGACGGAAATAAAAAAACAGCGATATCTGTATATGCACGCGCAAATTACCATCTGAAGGATGTATTGGAACTTCCGGATAAATTCGATATTTATCCAGGTATAACAATGGGAGTTCTTGGTGATACATTTGATTTTGGAGCACATATAGGATTCAGATATTTCTTTACACCTACGATCGGAGCTTTTGCTGAAGTAGGTAACAGAGGTGGGATCGGTGTAGTATTCAACCTGAAATAA
- a CDS encoding VapE domain-containing protein translates to MEEITNKPAEEQKIPVLYQTASETTTIFDMVMKYLESKYDLRFNAIALEIEISLKGKDDWTELNINSLLIELVQAGMQITMQKLEILVRSHLIKRYNPIAEYFKKLAGWDGEDHIRKLAGFVRTNDSEAFHYHLEKWLTRAVLCALKKDYVNKQCLVLASSKQNTGKTTFLRFLIPDGLRDYYSENVTVDKDGIIAICKNFILNADELAVLSKSDVNTLKSFISMGGAKVRVPYGRKPENMDRICSFVASTNRTDFLTDETGSVRWLVFEVLSIDFNYSKEIDIDKVWAQAYHNAFERKNYQPEMTLSDIEANELRNEQFSQLSLEQEIVSAHFEKSKDIKDFLTATDIVVAMNNALNLRLNNIKVGKALTRLKYERIKHPKLQVYGYLIRRKID, encoded by the coding sequence ATGGAAGAAATAACCAACAAGCCGGCTGAAGAGCAAAAAATCCCAGTACTCTACCAAACCGCTTCCGAGACCACTACCATTTTCGATATGGTGATGAAGTATCTTGAAAGCAAGTATGACCTTCGCTTTAACGCCATCGCCCTGGAGATAGAAATATCGCTCAAGGGAAAGGATGACTGGACAGAGCTAAACATCAACTCCCTGCTGATAGAACTCGTACAGGCCGGGATGCAGATCACCATGCAGAAGTTGGAGATCCTCGTACGGAGCCACCTGATAAAGAGATACAACCCGATAGCGGAATACTTTAAAAAACTCGCGGGCTGGGACGGCGAAGACCATATCCGGAAGCTGGCGGGATTTGTTCGGACCAACGACAGCGAAGCGTTCCACTACCATCTCGAGAAGTGGCTGACCCGCGCCGTGCTTTGCGCATTGAAGAAAGACTATGTCAACAAGCAGTGCCTCGTGCTGGCAAGCTCCAAACAGAACACGGGCAAAACCACCTTCCTGCGGTTCCTCATCCCAGACGGGCTCAGGGATTATTATTCCGAAAATGTCACGGTGGACAAGGACGGCATCATTGCTATCTGCAAAAATTTCATCCTCAATGCGGACGAGCTGGCCGTCCTGTCCAAATCGGATGTCAACACCCTGAAGTCCTTCATCTCGATGGGCGGCGCGAAAGTAAGGGTTCCGTATGGGAGAAAGCCGGAGAACATGGACAGGATATGTTCCTTTGTTGCCTCCACCAACAGAACAGATTTCCTTACCGACGAGACAGGAAGCGTAAGGTGGCTGGTTTTCGAAGTTTTAAGCATTGACTTCAATTATTCCAAGGAAATAGACATAGACAAGGTATGGGCGCAGGCGTACCACAATGCTTTTGAAAGAAAAAATTACCAACCGGAAATGACGCTCTCGGACATAGAGGCTAATGAGCTGAGAAACGAGCAGTTTTCCCAGCTTTCACTTGAGCAGGAAATCGTTTCCGCACACTTCGAGAAATCGAAGGACATCAAGGATTTTCTTACGGCGACGGACATCGTTGTGGCAATGAACAACGCCCTGAATTTAAGATTGAACAACATCAAGGTCGGAAAGGCGCTCACCAGGCTCAAGTATGAAAGAATCAAGCATCCGAAACTCCAGGTTTACGGCTACCTGATCCGAAGAAAGATTGACTGA
- a CDS encoding toprim domain-containing protein, which translates to MNCKQANENISIREILESFSLFPSKDNRRTAFYLAFDREEKTPSLSVNFEKNTAFDFGTGAKYDNVSLVQGIKKCSVSEALEYLKRFDYSLPTKEEIETNNFKPKSGYQIFEIKEVEHPSLIDYLKSRKLDSLKSELKEIHYELNGKNYFGLGFKNDSDGYEIRNPYIKLCLGKKDLTSINNQSNMLRIFEGFADYLSFKILEKSLEKEPSNYIILNSVTMISKVKNQLENYKNVELFLDNDRTGDSVTEILKKQNSKVSDERILFKNHKDLNEFLLGTNLRKIDTGMENEDLRKITPRKIGR; encoded by the coding sequence ATGAATTGCAAACAAGCCAACGAAAATATCAGTATCAGGGAAATATTGGAGAGTTTTTCTCTTTTCCCGAGCAAAGACAACCGAAGAACTGCTTTTTATCTTGCTTTTGACCGAGAAGAAAAAACACCAAGTCTTTCTGTGAATTTTGAAAAGAACACCGCATTTGATTTTGGAACAGGAGCGAAATACGATAATGTTTCCTTGGTTCAAGGCATCAAAAAATGTTCAGTTTCCGAAGCGTTGGAATATCTTAAGAGATTTGATTATTCACTTCCGACTAAAGAGGAAATAGAAACAAATAATTTCAAACCAAAATCAGGATATCAGATTTTCGAAATCAAGGAAGTTGAACATCCAAGTTTGATTGACTATTTAAAATCAAGAAAACTCGATTCACTGAAATCAGAGCTCAAAGAAATTCATTATGAACTCAACGGAAAAAATTATTTCGGTTTGGGCTTCAAAAACGATTCGGATGGGTATGAAATCAGGAATCCATACATCAAACTTTGCTTAGGTAAAAAAGACCTCACTTCGATAAATAATCAATCCAATATGTTAAGAATTTTTGAAGGATTTGCAGATTATCTGTCGTTCAAAATTTTGGAAAAATCACTCGAAAAGGAACCTTCGAATTACATCATTTTAAATTCCGTCACCATGATTTCAAAGGTCAAAAATCAACTCGAAAATTATAAAAATGTTGAACTCTTTTTGGACAATGACAGGACAGGAGATTCTGTGACCGAGATTCTGAAAAAACAAAATTCCAAAGTTTCGGACGAACGGATTTTATTCAAAAATCACAAAGACTTAAATGAGTTTTTACTCGGCACTAACCTGCGTAAAATAGATACAGGCATGGAAAATGAAGACCTGCGTAAAATAACTCCACGCAAAATTGGCAGATAG
- a CDS encoding RNA 2'-phosphotransferase, whose amino-acid sequence MNEVEIKRISKFLSLILRHQPQSINLKLDENGWADVNELIIKSAKSRIRFTIEELNEVVEKNNKKRFAFNEDKTKIRASQGHSIAIDLALRPQQPPEFLYHGTARANISSILETGIEKRSRQHVHLSSDKETAVKVGSRHGEPIVLTIRTGKMYEEGILFYQSENGVWLTDHINTKYISK is encoded by the coding sequence AATAAAGAGGATAAGCAAATTTTTAAGTCTTATTCTCCGGCATCAGCCACAATCGATTAATTTAAAATTGGATGAAAACGGCTGGGCAGATGTAAATGAATTAATTATAAAGTCCGCTAAAAGCAGAATTCGTTTTACGATAGAAGAGCTAAATGAAGTTGTTGAAAAGAACAATAAAAAACGTTTTGCTTTCAATGAAGACAAAACGAAGATAAGAGCCAGTCAGGGGCATTCGATTGCTATCGATCTTGCCCTGAGACCACAACAGCCACCCGAATTTTTATATCATGGTACAGCCCGAGCAAATATTTCTTCAATTCTTGAAACCGGAATAGAGAAAAGAAGCAGGCAGCATGTACATTTAAGTAGTGACAAAGAAACCGCTGTAAAAGTTGGATCCCGCCATGGTGAGCCCATTGTTTTAACCATCAGAACGGGGAAGATGTATGAAGAGGGAATTCTTTTTTATCAATCTGAAAACGGAGTATGGTTAACAGATCATATAAACACAAAATACATTTCGAAATAA
- a CDS encoding plasmid mobilization protein codes for MKNDFLKQFVRQISEQQIAKVAEEKRKNRFREIGRKGGLKKKTANQFSKVVSVRFTEKEFEKIQKEADFYKLKISKYLRLVSTEKELKINEFQTDAVLLNYGNNFIRISNLLRNREWNEFENKKEILEEIHTVTKLIREFLYQQIIKHEQFGNDEEDQ; via the coding sequence ATGAAAAATGACTTTTTAAAACAGTTTGTCAGGCAGATTTCCGAGCAGCAAATTGCAAAGGTTGCAGAAGAAAAAAGAAAGAACCGCTTTCGCGAAATTGGTCGAAAGGGAGGTTTGAAAAAGAAGACGGCGAACCAATTTTCGAAGGTAGTCTCAGTTCGTTTTACCGAAAAGGAGTTTGAGAAAATTCAAAAGGAGGCTGACTTCTACAAACTCAAAATATCAAAATATTTAAGACTGGTTTCAACCGAAAAAGAACTCAAAATAAACGAGTTTCAAACCGACGCGGTTCTGTTGAATTACGGCAACAATTTTATAAGGATATCCAATCTGCTCAGGAACAGAGAATGGAACGAGTTTGAAAACAAGAAAGAGATCCTTGAAGAAATTCACACCGTCACCAAATTAATCAGAGAATTCCTCTACCAACAAATCATCAAGCATGAACAATTCGGCAACGACGAGGAGGATCAGTAA